One Heteronotia binoei isolate CCM8104 ecotype False Entrance Well chromosome 10, APGP_CSIRO_Hbin_v1, whole genome shotgun sequence genomic region harbors:
- the PDSS1 gene encoding all trans-polyprenyl-diphosphate synthase PDSS1, with product MVSDEKYKDPFKLGRKDLKNLYEDIKKELWVSTTELKEMCEYYFDGKGKAFRPVIVVLMARACNFHHSKSEEVQASQRSIAVIAEMIHTATLVHDDVIDDANSRRGKLTVNQIWGERKAVLAGDFILSAASLALARVGNTTIVSVLTQVIEDLVRGEFLQLGSKENETQRFAHYLEKTFKKTASLIANSCKAVSILGCPDPKVHEIAYQYGKNVGIAFQLIDDVLDFTACSSQLGKPASADLKLGIATGPVLFACQQFPEINAMIMRRFSLPGDVERAHECVFQSDGLQQTTYLAQRYCHKAIQEISKLRPSPERDALIQLAEMVLSRDK from the exons ATGGTTAGTGATGAAAAATATAAGGATCCTTTTAAACTTGGAAGGAAAGACTTGAAGAATCTCTATGAAGATATTAAAAAG GAATTATGGGTGTCGACTACAGAACTGAAGGAAATGTGTGAATATTACTTTGATGGGAAGGGGAAGGCATTTCGACCTGTGATTGTGGTGCTAATGGCTCGGGCGTGCAATTTTCATCATAGCAAATCTGA GGAAGTGCAGGCAAGTCAGCGCTCCATAGCTGTCATTGCAGAGATGATCCACACGGCTACTCTAGTTCATGATGATGTCATTGATGATGCAAACTCACGAAGAGGAAAACTGACTGTTAATCAAatatggggggaaagaaag GCAGTTCTAGCTGGTGATTTTATCCTTTCTGCAGCATCTCTAGCTTTAGCACGTGTTGGAAACACAACCATTGTTTCTGTGCTAACCCAGGTGATTGAGGATCTGGTGCGTG GTGAATTTCTTCAGCTGGGTTCCAAAGAAAATGAAACACAGAGATTTGCTCACTACCTCGAAAAAACATTCAAGAAGACTGCAAGTCTTATAGCAAACAGCTGTAAAGCA GTGTCCATTCTGGGCTGCCCTGATCCCAAAGTTCATGAGATCGCATACCAATATGGGAAAAATGTCGGCATAGCATTTCAG ttaATAGATGATGTGTTGGATTTTACAGCATGCTCCAGTCAGCTAGGGAAGCCAGCCTCAGCAGACCTTAAGCTTGGAATAGCCACCGGCCCTGTCTTATTTGCTTGTCAGCAG TTTCCAGAAATCAATGCTATGATAATGAGGCGATTTAGTTTGCCTGGAGATGTTGAACGTGCACATGAATGTGTTTTCCAG AGCGATGGTCTACAGCAGACTACCTACCTCGCCCAACGCTATTGCCATAAGGCTATTCAAGAAATCAGCAAACTCCGGCCGTCCCCAGAAAGAGATGCCCTCATACAGCTGGCAGAAATGGTCCTTTCACGAGACAAATGA